Proteins co-encoded in one Haladaptatus sp. ZSTT2 genomic window:
- a CDS encoding DUF7520 family protein, translated as MGKTQTFTGGRRVVLTIYVVVVAVAALTGLILGTFVEGKLLAPKYLGLIEFPATPLGLAAYGALTLATVLGVLLGLVIYVSDRYVE; from the coding sequence ATGGGAAAGACGCAGACGTTCACCGGCGGTCGGCGCGTCGTCCTCACCATCTACGTCGTCGTCGTGGCAGTCGCCGCGCTCACGGGACTGATTCTCGGCACCTTCGTCGAAGGAAAACTGCTCGCACCAAAATATCTCGGCCTCATCGAGTTCCCCGCAACCCCCCTCGGACTCGCCGCCTACGGTGCGTTGACGCTCGCGACCGTCCTTGGCGTTCTCCTTGGGTTGGTCATCTACGTTTCAGACCGCTACGTCGAGTAG
- a CDS encoding DUF6684 family protein: MTERIFDRDTMLDLTVNMIPMGIILFFIIGFAVFNPFGFNLEKSSLQYALLIVPFAAMGLLTYYAGKAISLGEQEIENDANMENPYETH, encoded by the coding sequence ATGACCGAGCGCATCTTCGACCGTGACACGATGCTCGACCTCACGGTGAACATGATTCCGATGGGGATTATCCTCTTTTTCATCATTGGGTTCGCCGTGTTCAATCCGTTTGGATTCAACCTAGAAAAGTCAAGTCTCCAGTACGCCCTCCTCATCGTTCCATTCGCCGCGATGGGCCTGCTCACATACTACGCGGGCAAGGCCATCTCGCTTGGCGAACAGGAAATTGAGAACGACGCGAACATGGAAAACCCGTACGAAACGCACTAG
- a CDS encoding cytochrome c oxidase subunit 3, whose protein sequence is MSVEDASDDHGGHHHLPAVEDWPRGFGEASWWPFITALGGAGLYVGAALFVLARGENALVDPMAGPGVFVASTFLFLAGLYGWLYHAFVVNFWDGDGHSKGLRLGMVSFLGTEVATFGAGFVYYFFIRAGAWPPEHIPHGFLGSLVIINTALLIVSSVTLHYAHVALRKGNRTRFIQLLAATLLLGVVFLGGQVYEYYEFIIVEGFTLTEGVFASAFFGLTGLHGLHVSLGAVLLGIVFIRSLKGQYDAERHTSVSTVSMYWHFVDAVWVFLVVVLYVGAVYSL, encoded by the coding sequence ATGAGCGTAGAAGACGCATCGGATGACCATGGTGGTCACCACCACCTCCCCGCGGTCGAGGACTGGCCACGCGGGTTCGGTGAGGCGAGCTGGTGGCCGTTTATCACCGCCCTTGGCGGGGCTGGATTGTACGTTGGCGCGGCCCTGTTCGTGCTCGCCCGGGGCGAGAATGCACTCGTTGACCCGATGGCTGGACCGGGCGTGTTCGTCGCGAGCACGTTCCTCTTCCTTGCCGGACTGTACGGCTGGCTGTATCACGCCTTCGTCGTCAACTTCTGGGACGGCGACGGCCACAGCAAAGGACTGCGTCTCGGGATGGTATCGTTCCTCGGAACAGAAGTCGCAACCTTCGGCGCAGGGTTCGTTTACTACTTCTTTATCCGCGCAGGTGCGTGGCCACCGGAGCACATCCCACACGGATTCCTCGGGTCGCTCGTCATCATCAACACCGCATTGCTGATCGTGAGCAGTGTCACCCTCCACTACGCGCACGTCGCGCTTCGGAAGGGGAACCGCACGCGGTTCATCCAACTGCTCGCCGCAACCCTCCTGCTCGGGGTCGTGTTCCTCGGCGGGCAGGTGTACGAGTACTACGAGTTCATCATCGTCGAAGGGTTCACGCTCACCGAAGGCGTGTTTGCGAGCGCCTTCTTCGGCTTGACTGGCCTCCACGGGCTTCACGTTTCGCTCGGTGCCGTCCTCCTCGGCATCGTGTTCATCCGGTCGCTCAAAGGCCAGTACGACGCAGAGCGACACACCTCCGTGTCGACGGTCTCGATGTACTGGCACTTCGTTGACGCAGTGTGGGTCTTCCTCGTCGTCGTGCTGTACGTCGGCGCGGTGTACTCACTGTAA
- the ctaD gene encoding cytochrome c oxidase subunit I produces the protein MATGQLALTVLMGVFLIAVAAWLSRVEDWRSYAPLSGGGGYRRDTGTAHEEKPAGLIRWLTTVDHKDIGILYGLYGTIAFIWGGLAVLLMRVELASPAQDVIELSMYNGLLTSHGITMLFLFATPIIAAFSNYFIPLLIGADDMAFPRINAIAFWLLPPAALLIWAGFFLDPLTGGQIQAAQTSWTMYTPLSAEQANPGVDLMLLGLHLSGVSATMGAINFIVTIFTERNDKVNWANLDIFSWTILTQSGLILFAFPLLGSALIMLLLDRNFATTFFTVGGGSPILWQHLFWFFGHPEVYILVLPPMGMVSYILPKFAGRKLFGFKFVVYSTLAIGVLSFGVWAHHMFSTGIDPRLRASFMAVSLAIAIPSAVKTFNWITTLWNGKLRMTAPMLFCIGFISNFIIGGVTGVFLAAVPVDLVLHDTYYVVGHFHYIVMGVIAFGVFAAVYYWFPIYTGRMYQRTLAKWHFWLVMVGTNLTFFGMLILGYLGMPRRYATYDFNPAITPMQAITALHQLATVGAFIIAIGMAIFVWNIVMSWMEGPVIEDGDPWSLKDTNQHGHEWHWHENRVNRSIVAADGGEEEVATDGGEVADE, from the coding sequence ATGGCTACAGGACAGTTAGCACTGACGGTGCTGATGGGGGTGTTCCTCATCGCCGTCGCTGCCTGGCTCTCTCGCGTCGAAGATTGGCGCTCATATGCTCCGCTATCGGGAGGCGGCGGCTACAGGAGGGACACAGGCACCGCTCACGAGGAGAAGCCTGCGGGACTTATCCGCTGGCTGACCACGGTTGACCACAAAGACATCGGAATTCTCTACGGACTCTACGGGACGATTGCCTTCATCTGGGGCGGTCTCGCGGTCCTGCTCATGCGCGTGGAACTTGCCTCGCCGGCACAGGACGTCATCGAGCTGTCGATGTACAACGGCCTGCTCACGAGTCACGGAATCACGATGCTGTTTTTGTTCGCAACGCCCATCATCGCGGCGTTCTCGAACTACTTCATCCCGCTGCTGATTGGCGCAGACGACATGGCGTTCCCGCGCATCAACGCCATCGCGTTCTGGCTCCTGCCACCGGCGGCGCTGCTCATCTGGGCTGGCTTCTTCTTGGACCCACTCACGGGTGGACAGATTCAAGCCGCACAGACGAGCTGGACGATGTACACCCCGCTGTCCGCAGAACAGGCCAACCCCGGCGTTGACCTGATGCTCCTCGGGCTGCACCTTTCTGGTGTCTCTGCGACCATGGGTGCGATTAACTTCATCGTCACCATCTTCACCGAACGCAATGACAAGGTCAACTGGGCCAACCTCGACATCTTCTCCTGGACGATTCTGACCCAGTCCGGCCTCATCCTGTTCGCGTTCCCACTGCTTGGCAGCGCGCTCATCATGCTGTTGTTAGACCGTAACTTCGCCACGACGTTCTTCACCGTCGGCGGCGGGTCACCGATTCTCTGGCAACACCTGTTCTGGTTCTTCGGCCACCCAGAAGTGTACATCCTCGTCCTCCCACCGATGGGGATGGTCAGCTATATCTTGCCGAAGTTCGCGGGACGCAAGCTGTTCGGGTTCAAGTTCGTCGTCTACTCGACGCTCGCCATCGGCGTACTCTCGTTCGGTGTGTGGGCCCACCACATGTTCTCGACGGGTATCGACCCACGCCTGCGTGCGTCGTTCATGGCCGTCTCACTGGCGATTGCCATCCCGAGTGCGGTCAAGACCTTTAACTGGATAACCACGCTCTGGAACGGGAAACTCCGGATGACCGCCCCGATGCTGTTCTGTATCGGGTTCATCTCGAACTTCATCATCGGCGGCGTCACCGGTGTCTTCCTCGCGGCGGTTCCGGTCGACCTCGTGCTCCACGACACCTACTACGTCGTGGGTCACTTCCACTACATCGTGATGGGCGTCATTGCGTTCGGCGTGTTCGCCGCGGTGTACTACTGGTTCCCAATCTACACCGGGCGGATGTACCAGCGCACGCTCGCTAAGTGGCACTTTTGGCTCGTCATGGTCGGGACGAACCTGACGTTCTTTGGCATGCTCATCCTCGGCTACCTCGGCATGCCGCGGCGCTACGCCACCTACGACTTCAACCCGGCAATCACGCCGATGCAGGCGATTACGGCGCTCCACCAGCTCGCAACCGTCGGCGCGTTCATCATCGCCATCGGCATGGCCATCTTCGTCTGGAACATCGTCATGTCCTGGATGGAAGGCCCCGTCATCGAAGACGGCGACCCATGGAGTCTCAAGGACACGAATCAGCACGGCCACGAATGGCACTGGCACGAAAACCGCGTCAACCGCTCTATTGTCGCGGCTGACGGCGGTGAAGAAGAAGTCGCAACCGACGGCGGCGAAGTCGCAGACGAGTAA
- a CDS encoding long-chain-fatty-acid--CoA ligase: MENPLLVTEFLDRARTYYGDKEGVVATTGERLTYAEIGDRADGFSAALQARGVEKGDRVAVLDPNTHYHLEAAYGIMQLGGVHTPLNYRLVPREFEYILNDAGVKAIYADHAYTEQIEQIRDDIPTEIFITNDADAVEGDWEQFDDVIAESSEYERPEMAEDEVITINYTSGTTGDPKGVMRTHRCETLHAYLISHHQRISDEDVYLWTLPMFHANGWGHIFSVTGNGARQICTRGIDAEWIFDTVREENVSYMCAAPTVLNLLMEYYDEAEPETVGDNDVRVATAGSAPPEATLRVVEDEFGWYLMHVYGATETGPLITTSDFGSFFDDDDDARFRLKKRQGIGYLGTEIRVVDADGEDVPWDDETLGEVVVRGNQIMEGYWNKPEATEEAFTDRVEGYYHMGDLAVVDEHGMISIQDRKKDIIISGGENISSIELEDTLFDHDAIANVAVIPAPSDKWGETPKAFIVPANGDTENPGITLEEIEAFCRERLAGYKVVHNVEFVDALPTTATGKVQKYELRKKEWDDQDSMVGQG; encoded by the coding sequence ATGGAAAATCCGCTACTCGTCACCGAGTTTTTAGATAGGGCACGAACCTATTACGGAGACAAAGAAGGGGTCGTCGCCACTACGGGAGAGCGACTGACCTACGCTGAGATTGGTGACCGGGCAGACGGCTTCTCCGCCGCACTTCAGGCGCGCGGAGTTGAAAAGGGTGACCGGGTAGCCGTCCTTGACCCGAACACGCACTACCACCTCGAAGCGGCCTACGGCATCATGCAACTTGGCGGGGTGCACACGCCGCTCAACTACCGACTCGTCCCTCGCGAGTTCGAGTACATCCTGAACGATGCGGGCGTGAAAGCCATCTACGCAGACCACGCCTACACGGAGCAAATCGAGCAAATCCGCGACGACATCCCCACCGAGATTTTCATCACCAACGACGCGGACGCCGTCGAAGGCGACTGGGAGCAGTTCGACGACGTCATCGCAGAATCGAGCGAGTACGAGCGCCCGGAGATGGCAGAAGACGAGGTCATCACCATCAACTACACCTCGGGAACGACCGGCGACCCGAAGGGCGTGATGCGCACCCATCGCTGTGAGACACTCCACGCCTACCTCATCAGCCACCACCAGCGCATCTCAGACGAGGACGTGTATCTGTGGACGCTGCCGATGTTCCACGCAAACGGCTGGGGACACATCTTTTCCGTCACCGGCAACGGCGCGCGCCAAATCTGTACCCGCGGCATCGACGCCGAGTGGATTTTCGACACCGTCCGCGAGGAGAACGTCTCCTACATGTGCGCCGCCCCGACGGTGCTCAACTTGCTGATGGAGTACTACGACGAAGCAGAGCCGGAGACGGTAGGTGACAACGACGTACGCGTCGCCACCGCCGGCAGCGCGCCGCCAGAGGCGACGCTCCGGGTCGTCGAAGACGAGTTCGGCTGGTATTTGATGCACGTCTACGGCGCGACCGAGACGGGGCCGCTCATCACCACCTCCGACTTCGGGAGCTTTTTCGACGATGACGATGACGCCCGCTTCCGACTCAAGAAGCGGCAGGGAATCGGCTACCTCGGGACCGAAATCCGTGTCGTGGACGCGGACGGTGAGGACGTGCCGTGGGACGACGAAACGCTCGGCGAGGTCGTCGTCCGCGGCAACCAGATTATGGAGGGCTACTGGAACAAGCCCGAAGCCACCGAAGAGGCGTTCACAGACCGCGTCGAGGGCTACTACCACATGGGTGACCTCGCGGTCGTGGACGAACACGGCATGATTTCGATTCAAGACCGCAAGAAGGACATCATCATCTCCGGCGGGGAGAACATCTCTTCGATCGAACTCGAAGACACGTTGTTCGACCACGACGCCATCGCCAACGTGGCCGTGATTCCCGCACCGAGCGATAAGTGGGGCGAGACGCCAAAGGCGTTCATCGTCCCCGCAAACGGTGACACGGAGAATCCGGGCATCACCCTCGAAGAAATCGAGGCGTTCTGCCGCGAACGGCTCGCGGGCTACAAAGTCGTCCACAACGTCGAGTTTGTTGACGCACTTCCGACCACCGCGACCGGGAAGGTGCAAAAATACGAACTGCGCAAGAAGGAGTGGGACGACCAAGATTCGATGGTCGGGCAGGGGTAA
- a CDS encoding DUF7541 family protein, with protein MDEQPGLSDQYSRASPWPVFVALGLALSEVGIVMALFPLAVGGLLLFAGSVTGILQESDYIESPWPLLSGFGVVLLAVGGGLVLSQAAASTPDAILTAISQMNGLVFRGLSILLSGVILAVLGVVGKVAEPAQF; from the coding sequence ATGGACGAACAACCGGGATTGAGCGACCAGTACAGCCGTGCCAGCCCGTGGCCGGTGTTCGTCGCCCTCGGCCTCGCTTTGTCTGAGGTCGGTATCGTCATGGCGCTGTTCCCCCTCGCCGTTGGTGGCCTCTTGCTGTTCGCGGGAAGCGTAACCGGAATCCTACAGGAATCAGACTATATCGAGTCACCGTGGCCACTGCTTTCTGGGTTCGGCGTCGTCTTGCTCGCCGTCGGTGGCGGCCTCGTGCTCTCACAGGCAGCTGCATCCACGCCCGACGCCATCCTCACTGCCATCTCGCAGATGAATGGTCTCGTCTTCCGTGGCCTGTCGATTCTCCTCTCTGGTGTGATTCTCGCGGTTCTCGGCGTGGTCGGGAAGGTTGCGGAACCGGCCCAGTTCTAA
- the coxB gene encoding cytochrome c oxidase subunit II: protein MNYKRIGFGTLLSVALLALAVEPVAAQEATSVTRGLIDGLNSKLLFVAIPITILTEGILIYTVYKFRKTEEPKPTQENRRLEITWTVATAIILLFVGVASYQVLGNEFVTTPEDQVNNIQEENAVVVEVTAQKYFWTFHYPQHDVNASDTMVIPSDRPVYLKITSTDWLHAFHVPELGLKQDAFPGETHTIKTKVNPSGEGTYQLYCAEYCGVGHSGMLGEVNVTDGATYDQWIENQQAAAESESGGNNTTAGGNNATASNNTTAKLAA from the coding sequence ATGAATTACAAGCGCATCGGGTTCGGGACCCTGCTCTCCGTGGCGCTTCTTGCGTTGGCTGTCGAACCAGTGGCAGCACAAGAGGCAACGTCGGTCACACGGGGGCTTATCGATGGGTTGAACAGCAAACTCCTGTTCGTCGCGATTCCGATTACGATTCTCACCGAAGGAATCCTCATTTACACCGTTTACAAATTCCGTAAAACGGAAGAGCCGAAGCCAACCCAGGAGAACCGCCGCCTCGAAATCACGTGGACCGTCGCCACCGCGATTATCCTCCTGTTCGTCGGCGTCGCCTCCTATCAGGTGCTCGGCAACGAGTTCGTCACCACACCGGAGGACCAAGTAAACAACATTCAAGAAGAGAACGCCGTCGTCGTTGAGGTCACCGCCCAGAAGTACTTCTGGACGTTCCACTATCCACAACACGACGTGAACGCCTCCGACACGATGGTCATCCCATCCGACCGGCCGGTGTATCTCAAGATAACCTCGACAGATTGGCTCCACGCCTTCCACGTGCCAGAACTCGGTCTCAAGCAGGACGCCTTCCCCGGTGAAACTCACACCATCAAAACGAAGGTGAACCCATCCGGCGAGGGCACCTACCAGCTCTACTGTGCAGAGTACTGTGGGGTTGGCCACTCCGGAATGCTCGGTGAGGTCAACGTCACCGACGGCGCAACTTACGACCAATGGATTGAGAACCAGCAGGCGGCCGCCGAATCTGAATCCGGTGGCAACAACACCACCGCTGGTGGCAACAACGCGACGGCCAGCAACAACACCACCGCGAAACTCGCGGCATAA
- a CDS encoding DUF7410 domain-containing protein has product MTDDAPFPCPYCDQRFAREQWQALHLGLDHDDVLTDAEREAVSAAREQEVADLKTFRLKALAALVFLYFGFLFAYSLFA; this is encoded by the coding sequence ATGACCGACGACGCACCCTTCCCGTGTCCGTACTGTGACCAGCGATTCGCCCGCGAACAGTGGCAGGCGTTGCATCTTGGCCTCGACCACGACGACGTGTTAACCGACGCAGAGCGCGAAGCCGTCTCTGCGGCTCGCGAGCAAGAGGTTGCAGACCTCAAGACATTCCGACTGAAGGCACTCGCCGCGCTCGTGTTCCTCTACTTTGGGTTCCTATTTGCCTACTCGCTTTTCGCCTGA